The following proteins come from a genomic window of Natronosalvus vescus:
- a CDS encoding NAD-dependent epimerase/dehydratase family protein encodes MSSERVLVTGGAGFVGSHLVERLIAQGDDVVVVDDLSNSREEWVTDEATLFQRDLTNSDALEGVLTPDTDIVYHLAALKTVNTEQPHDQFRANTTMTSNVLQAMESVGVGNLAYTSSSTVYGEAPRPTPEDFGPLEPISVYGASKLADEGLLSTYGYSHDFQIWNFRFANVVGSRLRGAVVPDFIGKLSQNPDRLEILGNGRQEKSYLHVTDCIDALLTVVDSVTGPLNSFNIGTRTTTSVRRIAEIVTEEMDVDPTYEYRGGDRGWKGDVPKMQLSIEKLSMLDWIPKYESDEAIRVATRELLEEEELTPNLN; translated from the coding sequence ATGTCGAGCGAACGGGTACTCGTGACCGGTGGTGCGGGGTTCGTCGGTTCTCACCTCGTGGAGCGGTTGATAGCTCAAGGAGACGATGTCGTAGTCGTCGACGACTTATCGAACAGCCGTGAGGAGTGGGTAACTGATGAGGCAACGTTATTTCAACGAGATCTTACAAACTCGGATGCTCTCGAGGGTGTATTGACCCCAGATACCGATATCGTCTATCACCTCGCAGCCTTGAAAACGGTCAACACCGAACAGCCTCACGATCAATTCCGGGCCAACACTACAATGACGTCGAACGTACTCCAGGCAATGGAATCAGTAGGCGTCGGAAACCTGGCATATACGTCATCGTCGACGGTTTACGGTGAAGCCCCCCGTCCGACTCCTGAGGACTTTGGCCCGCTCGAGCCAATCAGCGTCTATGGGGCAAGCAAACTCGCCGATGAAGGACTTCTTTCTACCTACGGCTATTCGCATGATTTCCAAATATGGAATTTTCGGTTCGCAAATGTGGTCGGATCACGCCTTCGAGGGGCCGTCGTCCCAGATTTTATCGGGAAGCTCAGCCAGAATCCCGACCGACTTGAAATACTTGGAAACGGTCGCCAAGAGAAATCTTATCTCCACGTAACTGATTGCATCGACGCGCTACTGACGGTCGTCGACAGTGTTACAGGGCCCCTGAACTCGTTTAATATCGGTACTCGGACGACGACTTCGGTGCGCAGGATTGCAGAGATTGTCACCGAGGAGATGGACGTAGATCCAACATACGAGTATCGTGGTGGCGACCGAGGCTGGAAAGGTGATGTACCGAAGATGCAATTATCGATTGAGAAACTCTCGATGCTCGACTGGATCCCTAAGTACGAAAGTGATGAGGCTATCCGAGTCGCAACACGTGAACTCCTCGAGGAAGAGGAGTTGACACCCAACTTAAATTAG